From one Anopheles bellator chromosome 1, idAnoBellAS_SP24_06.2, whole genome shotgun sequence genomic stretch:
- the LOC131215192 gene encoding CLIP domain-containing serine protease B14-like, with translation MADRTNPLLLLICLTLCSVSVHASSACTTPNGAPGMCVPVRSCMYVRDFIAMPSHHFQDTDYLEGLKCSATNGTDRLLVCCPRLLSEPNCGPMVAFGTRVYGGDDTEIAEFPWLALLRFRARNGKLFISCAGSLISRRFVLSAAHCFTEAKKKFQVLDSVRLGEWNFKNHRGRSDCKSVADRRVCRKDYQVVRVTLYPEYSVNVAAHLHDIALIELVGEVELNEFVAPICLPQSLVEVEAPSEYMAAGWGATSTESDSMTHVLQKIQLNQFDKERCRKAYPVPDDNGIGEGHICAGGIEGQDTCHGDSGGPLMESVDGVWYLAGITSFGWPTCGKQGVPGVYTNVSHYLDWLGYEVFRGSYV, from the exons ATGGCGGATCGAACGAatccgttgctgctgctgatctgTCTGACGCTGtgctcggtttcggtgcacGCTTCGTCAGCTTGTACCACTCCGAACGGGGCACCGGGAATGTGTGTTCCGGTGCGCAGCTGTATGTACGTGAGGGATTTCATCGCCATGCCATCGCACCACTTTCAAGACACCGACTACCTGGAGGGACTGAAATGTAGCGCTACGAACGGAACCGATCGTTTGTTGGTGTGCTGTCCGCGTCTCTTGAGCGAGCCCAACTGTGGTCCCATGGTAGCGTTCGGTACCCGTGTCTATGGTGGCGATGATACCGAGATCGCCGAGTTCCCGTGGCTGGCCCTGCTACGGTTTCGGGCCCGGAACGGCAAGCTGTTCATCTCCTGTGCCGGTTCACTTATCAGTCGCCGGTTCGTGCTGTCGGCGGCTCACTGTTTTAcggaggcgaagaaaaaattCCAAGTTCT tgaCTCCGTGCGGTTGGGCGAGTGGAACTTTAAGAACCACCGGGGAAGAAGCGACTGCAAGAGCGTCGCTGACCGGCGCGTCTGTCGCAAAGACTATCAAGTTGTCCGCGTTACACTCTACCCCGAGTATTCGGTCAATGTGGCGGCCCATCTGCACGATATTGCCCTCATCGAGTTGGTCGGTGAAGTGGAGTTGAACGAGTTCGTGGCACCGATTTGTTTACCACAAAGTTTAGTCGAAGTCGAAGCGCCTTCGGAGTATATGGCGGCTGGTTGGGGAGCTACTTCGACCG AATCAGACAGCATGACCCATGTGCTGCAGAAGATCCAACTAAACCAGTTCGATAAGGAACGGTGCCGAAAGGCGTACCCCGTGCCCGATGACAACGGAATCGGCGAGGGTCACATTTGTGCAGGAGGAATCGAGGGCCAGGATACGTGCCACGGAGACTCCGGGGGTCCACTGATGGAGTCCGTGGACGGTGTGTGGTACTTGGCCGGTATCACCAGCTTCGGGTGGCCCACCTGTGGAAAGCAAGGTGTGCCTGGGGTCTACACGAACGTAAGCCATTACCTCGATTGGCTAGGGTATGAAGTGTTCCGTGGTTCCTACGTTTAG